The following are encoded in a window of Flavobacterium sp. WC2421 genomic DNA:
- a CDS encoding 4a-hydroxytetrahydrobiopterin dehydratase, whose product MEKYNEETAQPKLREIKGWFFKNEAIEKNFIFKNFSEALGFIVQVGLLAEKQNHHPEWFNVYNKVDIRLSTHSANGLTDKDFELANSIEQLF is encoded by the coding sequence ATGGAAAAGTACAATGAAGAAACAGCTCAACCTAAATTGAGAGAAATAAAAGGTTGGTTTTTTAAAAATGAAGCAATTGAGAAAAATTTTATTTTTAAAAATTTTAGTGAAGCGCTAGGGTTTATTGTTCAAGTTGGATTGCTGGCTGAGAAACAAAATCATCATCCAGAGTGGTTTAATGTGTATAATAAAGTAGATATTAGATTATCAACACATAGTGCCAACGGACTTACTGATAAAGATTTTGAATTAGCTAATTCAATCGAACAGCTTTTTTAA
- a CDS encoding GNAT family N-acetyltransferase translates to MGSNFSFQIYSSSKNLPIGWDSLVVDNIFLSSDYLSVLESSAPTNMDCHFIGLFQDQELIGAALSQFINLSEVSSFGERDHCLKTVIRNLVFKNLSSKVLVIGNNMLTGQNSYCFNEKLPVTEGLILLEKASEELKKIFKKKGLKIHLTIFKDFANQEIQNFKIPEYNSFFNFSTQPNMVFSIQESWNIFDDYINDLSKKYRDQYKRARKKATTITKKKLSLEEIKEYNIRIHELYMNVAKNAPFNTFYLPENHFEEFKKALKDQFLFYGYFIDNELIGFNTLIKNGKDIDTYFLGYDEKHQREKMLYLNMLYDMIGYSINKGYKRIIFARTALEIKSSVGAKPIKMYGLMKHSNPFINLFVSKTFSYFEPVMEWKERNPFK, encoded by the coding sequence TTGGGCTCTAACTTTTCATTTCAAATCTATTCTTCCTCAAAAAATCTACCTATTGGCTGGGATTCATTAGTTGTTGACAACATCTTTCTTTCAAGTGATTATTTATCTGTTCTAGAATCATCCGCCCCTACAAATATGGATTGCCATTTTATTGGTTTGTTTCAAGACCAAGAATTAATTGGCGCGGCTTTGTCACAATTTATTAATTTAAGTGAGGTAAGTTCCTTTGGAGAAAGAGATCATTGTTTAAAAACGGTGATTCGGAATTTAGTTTTTAAAAATCTTAGTTCGAAAGTATTGGTGATTGGAAACAATATGCTTACTGGTCAAAACAGTTACTGCTTTAATGAAAAATTACCTGTAACTGAAGGCTTAATTTTATTAGAAAAAGCATCCGAGGAATTAAAGAAAATCTTCAAAAAAAAGGGATTAAAAATACATCTCACCATTTTTAAAGATTTTGCAAATCAAGAAATTCAAAATTTTAAAATTCCTGAGTACAATTCTTTTTTCAACTTTTCCACACAACCAAATATGGTTTTTTCTATTCAAGAATCATGGAATATATTTGATGATTATATCAATGATTTATCCAAAAAATATAGAGATCAATACAAGAGAGCAAGAAAAAAAGCAACAACTATTACTAAGAAAAAATTATCTCTAGAAGAAATAAAAGAATACAATATAAGAATACATGAGTTATATATGAATGTAGCAAAGAACGCACCTTTTAATACTTTTTATTTGCCTGAAAATCATTTTGAAGAATTTAAAAAAGCACTAAAAGACCAGTTTCTTTTTTACGGTTATTTTATTGATAATGAATTAATCGGATTTAATACCTTAATAAAAAATGGCAAAGACATTGACACCTATTTCTTGGGATATGATGAGAAGCACCAACGTGAAAAAATGTTATATCTCAATATGTTGTATGATATGATTGGTTATTCAATCAATAAAGGATACAAACGAATCATTTTTGCAAGAACAGCTTTAGAAATAAAAAGTTCGGTAGGCGCAAAACCAATTAAAATGTATGGTTTAATGAAACATAGCAATCCTTTTATTAATTTATTTGTTTCAAAAACGTTTAGTTATTTTGAACCTGTAATGGAATGGAAAGAAAGAAACCCATTTAAATAA
- a CDS encoding diacylglycerol kinase family protein, with the protein MKKNIVMITNPVSGGIDKSEFIEATALYAAKENLNFVLYETTGDADSKKIKEIYNTFKPERIIVAGGDGTIKLAVEALENAEVIFGILPAGSANGLATDLNLPKTLEENLTICFHNDYVEIDIVVINGKKSLHLSDLGLNASLIKNYENNALHGKWGYALQAFNTLIDREDPFNATIEANGKKFDCLAQMIVVANSQKYGTGVTINPNGLMNDGKFELVIIKNLDLLVFGKIITGNLPLDTEDIEIISTDKAIIKTDRPVSFQIDGEYYGLETELNISISAQKMRVAIP; encoded by the coding sequence TTGAAAAAGAATATCGTAATGATTACTAATCCTGTGTCAGGAGGAATTGACAAATCAGAATTTATAGAGGCAACTGCACTTTATGCCGCTAAGGAAAACCTTAACTTTGTATTATATGAAACAACAGGGGATGCTGATAGCAAAAAGATTAAAGAAATTTATAATACATTCAAACCAGAAAGAATAATTGTAGCTGGAGGAGATGGTACTATAAAGTTAGCAGTGGAAGCATTAGAAAATGCTGAAGTTATTTTTGGAATTTTACCTGCAGGATCAGCAAATGGATTAGCAACCGATTTAAATTTACCAAAGACTCTTGAGGAGAATTTAACGATATGTTTTCATAATGATTATGTAGAAATAGATATAGTTGTAATAAACGGTAAAAAAAGTTTGCATTTAAGTGACTTAGGGTTGAATGCTTCACTTATTAAAAACTATGAAAATAATGCGCTGCATGGTAAATGGGGCTATGCTTTGCAAGCATTTAATACTTTGATTGATAGAGAAGATCCTTTTAATGCAACAATAGAGGCAAATGGAAAAAAGTTTGACTGTTTAGCACAAATGATTGTTGTTGCTAATTCTCAAAAATATGGAACAGGAGTGACTATAAATCCAAACGGACTGATGAATGATGGTAAATTTGAATTGGTAATTATAAAAAATTTAGATTTGCTTGTTTTTGGCAAAATTATTACAGGGAATTTACCATTAGATACCGAAGACATTGAGATTATTTCAACGGACAAAGCCATAATCAAAACGGATAGGCCAGTAAGTTTTCAAATTGACGGAGAATATTATGGGTTAGAAACGGAACTTAATATTTCAATTTCTGCTCAAAAAATGAGGGTAGCTATTCCATAA
- a CDS encoding App1 family protein, which produces MRPVLKLYRGYANEQELIVMGHVFKPTKKKDYDFLSKNFKNASSVISMFRIKTMANADVYLTHNNTKIHTKTLIDGYFKFCIPLDQNIHYGWIDYEVSIIHETHTITSKESFIRPFKGNLGIISDIDDTFLVSYTINPLKKLYHLLFRNVNTRKIFADVAQHYQALSTAGRKNNEELNAFFYVSSSEWNLYRFLVKFTDIHKLPKAVLLLKDIKTSLTNFFWTGRGGHNHKFDKIKHVLEFYPNLKYVLIGDDSQHDPFLYEAISKIFPLTVKVIYIRQTGKHKKTKVIKALTNLETLNISVCYFKTSTEAIAHSKKIGLID; this is translated from the coding sequence ATGAGACCTGTTTTAAAATTATATCGTGGTTATGCAAATGAGCAAGAGTTAATTGTGATGGGGCATGTTTTCAAGCCTACAAAAAAGAAAGATTATGACTTTCTTTCAAAAAACTTCAAAAACGCAAGCTCGGTAATCAGTATGTTCAGAATAAAAACAATGGCAAATGCCGATGTTTATTTGACCCATAACAATACCAAAATTCACACAAAAACATTAATAGACGGCTATTTTAAATTTTGTATTCCATTAGATCAAAACATTCATTATGGTTGGATTGATTATGAAGTGAGTATTATTCACGAAACGCATACCATTACAAGTAAGGAGAGCTTCATTCGACCATTCAAAGGAAATCTTGGAATTATTTCAGATATTGATGATACTTTTTTAGTTTCTTACACGATTAATCCACTCAAAAAACTATATCACCTTTTATTTAGAAATGTAAATACCAGAAAAATTTTCGCAGATGTAGCCCAGCATTATCAAGCCTTAAGCACTGCTGGAAGAAAAAACAATGAAGAACTAAATGCTTTTTTTTATGTTTCTAGTAGTGAATGGAACTTATATCGTTTCCTAGTGAAATTTACAGACATCCACAAATTACCAAAAGCTGTTTTATTATTAAAAGACATTAAAACAAGTTTGACTAACTTTTTTTGGACTGGACGTGGAGGTCATAATCATAAATTTGACAAAATAAAACATGTTTTAGAATTCTATCCAAATCTAAAATATGTCTTAATTGGTGATGATTCTCAACATGATCCATTTCTTTACGAAGCTATTAGTAAAATTTTCCCTTTAACCGTTAAGGTTATTTACATTCGGCAAACGGGCAAACATAAGAAAACTAAGGTGATTAAAGCCTTAACTAATCTAGAAACCTTAAATATTTCCGTTTGCTATTTTAAAACTAGTACTGAAGCAATTGCTCATTCAAAAAAAATAGGGTTAATTGATTAA